In Streptomyces sp. NBC_00414, a single window of DNA contains:
- a CDS encoding CaiB/BaiF CoA transferase family protein, protein MTAPTTTVSPAAAPAPLEGLRVLDLATLFAGPLAATMLGDFGAEVVKVEHPRRPDPSRGHGPSKDGIGLWWKLLGRNKRTMTLDLSTCGGRDTLLRLAASTDVIIENFRPGTLEKWDLGWEELSAVNPRLVLARVTGFGQFGPYSRRPGFGTLAEAMSGFAAITGEPDAPPVLPPFGLADSIAGLATAYAVMTALAARDRTGRGQVVDMAIIEPILTVLGPQPLWYDQLGHVQARTGNRSQNNAPRNTYRTADGTWVAVSTSAQSVAERVMCLVGRPELITEPWFATGADRARHTDVLDEAVGTWIARHTRAEVIDAFEKAEAAVAPVQDVRDVMEDPQYAALGSITTVDDPELGPLRMQNVLFRLTDTPGGIRWAGRPHGADTDAVLTELGLTDDEIAKLRAEGAL, encoded by the coding sequence ATGACCGCCCCCACCACCACCGTGTCCCCCGCAGCCGCCCCGGCCCCCCTCGAAGGCCTCCGCGTCCTCGACCTCGCGACCCTCTTCGCCGGTCCCCTCGCCGCCACGATGCTCGGCGACTTCGGCGCGGAGGTCGTCAAGGTCGAGCACCCCCGCAGACCGGATCCGTCCCGCGGCCACGGCCCGTCGAAGGACGGCATCGGCCTCTGGTGGAAACTCCTCGGCCGCAACAAACGCACGATGACCCTGGACCTCTCCACCTGCGGTGGCCGCGACACCCTGCTGCGTCTGGCCGCCTCCACCGACGTGATCATCGAGAACTTCCGGCCGGGCACGCTGGAGAAATGGGACCTCGGCTGGGAGGAGCTGTCGGCCGTGAACCCCCGGCTGGTGCTCGCCCGGGTCACCGGCTTCGGCCAGTTCGGCCCGTACTCCCGGCGCCCCGGTTTCGGGACGCTCGCCGAGGCGATGAGCGGGTTCGCCGCGATCACCGGTGAACCGGACGCCCCGCCGGTGCTGCCGCCCTTCGGCCTCGCCGACTCCATCGCGGGCCTGGCCACGGCGTACGCGGTGATGACAGCCCTGGCGGCCCGCGACCGCACGGGCCGCGGGCAGGTCGTGGACATGGCGATCATCGAGCCGATCCTCACGGTGCTGGGCCCGCAGCCGCTCTGGTACGACCAGTTGGGCCATGTCCAGGCCCGTACCGGGAACCGCTCGCAGAACAACGCGCCGCGCAACACCTACCGCACCGCCGACGGCACCTGGGTCGCCGTCTCGACGTCGGCCCAGTCGGTCGCCGAACGCGTGATGTGCCTGGTCGGCCGCCCCGAGCTGATCACCGAACCGTGGTTCGCCACGGGCGCGGACCGGGCCCGCCACACCGACGTCCTCGACGAGGCGGTCGGCACGTGGATCGCCCGGCACACCCGCGCCGAAGTCATCGACGCCTTCGAGAAGGCGGAGGCGGCGGTGGCTCCCGTCCAGGACGTGCGCGATGTCATGGAGGACCCGCAGTACGCGGCTCTCGGCTCGATCACCACCGTCGACGATCCCGAACTGGGCCCGCTGCGCATGCAGAACGTCCTCTTCCGCCTCACCGACACCCCCGGCGGGATCCGCTGGGCCGGCCGCCCGCACGGCGCCGACACGGACGCGGTCCTCACCGAACTCGGCCTGACGGACGACGAGATCGCCAAGCTCCGGGCGGAGGGCGCCCTGTGA